The region TTACGTGCTAAAAAAAGTATCAATTTTAGTATTATATAACCGGCTAAAAAACCTAATGGTGGTGAGATTAGTAAGGCAATTATTACTTTTACAATTCCGGAAAAATGTACGATTTGAATCACTTGATATAGATCATCAATATTATTAAAGCCATTCTGAGAGTATGCAAGAACATTGTTTGCAATGCCAGCACCGATAAGGCCGCCCACTAAAGAATGCGAAGAACTTGACGGTATAGCTAATGTAAATGTGGTAAGATTCCATACAACTGCAGCACAAATAGCCGCTAGAATAATTGGCAATTCCTGCGGCGTTACTTGCAATTTCAATAATTCTTTTCCCAATGTAGTTGCCACTGCGACGCCTAGAAGAAAGGGACCGCAAAATTCAGCAATTGCAATTATCCCTAAAGCTTGTCGTGGTGATAAAGCCCTAGAGGCTATCATACTCGAAACGATATTAGCACTGTCATTAAAACCATTGAGAAAATCGAAGATAAGCGAGATAACGATTATGATAATTAGTGTAGTAACCATGTGTCTTTATAGTTTTAAAGTCTATAGTAGCCTAAAGGCAAGAATAGCTATTAAAACTATACAATAACTTAGGAGGTGTCCCTACATCTGCATACATAAAATATAGTAAAAATACGGTTTTATTACCTTGAACAAACTTCTTAAAGATGCCGAAGAGTCGTATTTAGGGTAAATTTTGCAGATGGCGGTATACACCCATTTATCAGAACGAGCGCTGCGTCAACATCTGCGACCGTTTAAATTGGGAGACTTTATTGAAGCACGTGGTGTTAGTGCTGGCGCCATTAATACTATTTATGAAGTAAGTACTACACGTGGAAAGTATATCTTGCGAATTTTAGAAGATCGCCCACCTAGTGATTCATATTTTGAAGTGTGTTTGCTTGATTATCTCTGTCATCGCGCTTTGCCGGTGCCGATTATGATGGATGCAGGCAAATTAGGCAGGGTTATTTCTATTTCTCCGCGTCAACATCTTTCTGTTTTTCAATATCTACCTGGTCGTGAAATTGGAGTATTTGAAGTTAGACCAGAACATGCTGCTCAAATAGGTACTTTTCTTTCTGGTATGCATCAAGCTACACGAGGTTTTCGCAAACGACGTCGCAATCGTTTTGACCCTGAACGCATTGCTGATGTTTTAGAGAGATGTATCTTAGGGGTAAATGAGGCATCTCAAGTACGCGACTTACGTATTTTAGCAAACGAATTGTTGCGGCATCATTTTCCGTTAGATTTACCACAAGGCGTCATTCATGGAGATTTATTTGTAGATAATGCCCGTTTTATTCGTGGCAAATTAGTTGGAGTGCTTGATTTTGAAATGGCTGCCAACGGACCTTTAGCATATGATTTAGCTATAACTATCGTTGACTGGGGCTTTCTTAAAGACCGTTTTATTCCTGAGCGCGCTAGAGCCTTAGTTATTGGTTATGAAAGTCAACGTCTTTTAGAACCAATAGAAAGAAAATATTTATACGAACTATGT is a window of Deltaproteobacteria bacterium DNA encoding:
- a CDS encoding inorganic phosphate transporter — translated: MVTTLIIIIVISLIFDFLNGFNDSANIVSSMIASRALSPRQALGIIAIAEFCGPFLLGVAVATTLGKELLKLQVTPQELPIILAAICAAVVWNLTTFTLAIPSSSSHSLVGGLIGAGIANNVLAYSQNGFNNIDDLYQVIQIVHFSGIVKVIIALLISPPLGFLAGYIILKLILFLARKATPKINWLFKRGQIITAISLALSHGSNDAQKTMGMITMALFAGGMLSEFKIPIWVVALSAGTIALGTAIGGWRLIRTLGGGLYKIRPVHGFAIQLSSAAVILGASIFGGPVSTTQVVASSVMGTGSAERFSKVRWGVGKQIFLTWIISIPSSALIAVVVYFIVRRFL
- a CDS encoding homoserine kinase, which translates into the protein MAVYTHLSERALRQHLRPFKLGDFIEARGVSAGAINTIYEVSTTRGKYILRILEDRPPSDSYFEVCLLDYLCHRALPVPIMMDAGKLGRVISISPRQHLSVFQYLPGREIGVFEVRPEHAAQIGTFLSGMHQATRGFRKRRRNRFDPERIADVLERCILGVNEASQVRDLRILANELLRHHFPLDLPQGVIHGDLFVDNARFIRGKLVGVLDFEMAANGPLAYDLAITIVDWGFLKDRFIPERARALVIGYESQRLLEPIERKYLYELCRFAATRFAVTRFLDFEILPRQVCSRRYKDYRHFMSRLKALKDMGGQKFRSLVLRRM